The window AACGGCGAGATGGTCGAGCCGCTCGGCGTCTCTGCACCGCCCGCCCATAGGTCGTTGCCGGCTGATTGCCGGGATGACTATGCCGAGGCCCGAGCGATCCTTGAGCGATCGCCGAAGGGTGCCGCCGCGATGCTTCGTCTGGTGGTGCAGAAGCTCTGTGTGCATCTCGGCGAAGAAGGCAAGAACATCAATCACGACATCGGCGAGCTGGTGAAGAAGGGTCTGCCCGAAGAGATCCAGATGGCGCTCGATACGGTGCGGGTGGTCGGGAACGATTCCGTCCATCCCGGCCAGATCGATGTACGCGACACGCCGGAGGTGTGCGCCCGGCTTTTCGAGCTCGTGAACTTCATCGTGCAGCGCATGATACACGAGCCGGCCGAGATCGCGCGGATCTACGGCGCGCTGCCGCCCGACAAGCGCGCCGGCATCAAGGGCCGAGACGGCAAATCCTGACCCCCGTCAAAATTGCCCCTAGAGGGCGATGAATACCTCCCCCGGCACCCATACAGCCCGCCCCTCCGAATCGTTTAAACCCCGTTTAACGCGCAATCCTGGGCGTGTTTGGGTACGCTCCGGTTGCTCCGCGGGCGGTCCGATGCCCTCATCTCACGCCGAGGGGCCGGTGTCCCCCTGTCAAGGACGTGAGGAGCAGGCCCGGCGGTCCGGCGTCGGGCCTTTCTTGCGAACGGCGCCAGGCCAGCGTGCCACGCCGGCGCTTCTCCAGCTCCCGGGACTTGTCCACCTCGAAGGCCGTCACGCCGCGCCAGCCGTCCGGCGCGACATCCATGACAACCGTGAGGCGGGCGTCCTGGCCGGGAACGGTCCAGTGCGCGACGTGGTGACGCCGAAGCGTCATCTCGCCGCTGCGTTCCTCCCAGACCCACCATATCTCGTCGGGCTGGCGGATCGTGTCGGCGATGACACGGATGAACTTCTGGCGTCCGCGCTTGTCGACCTTGTAGGGCCCGCCCGGGAAGAGGCGGAAGAAGGCGTCGGTGATCACGACCGGCTCGCCGATGACGTCCGTGAAGACGACGGGCTTTCCGGGCGCGGCACCGAACTCTTCCAGGAAGGCACCGACGTACTCGGCGTCGGACAGTCCCGAGGCGGGCATGATCCGCGAGGCCGGCACCGGCGGCGGGCCCGATATCGGCGGCGGAGTCAGACCGTCCATGTGACGAAGACCGACGTTGTAGGCGAAGCCGGGATCGATGCCCTTCGGGATGCGCCGGACCTGGCCGGTGCGCCGGTTCTTCCATGCCCATCAACTCGCGGACCTGGCCTTGGCTCACCTTGAAGCCGATCGGAACCAGCTTCGCCAGAGAGTCGGAGACGCGGACGATGTCGATCGACTCCGCCCGGCTTATACGGATCTTCGGGTAGGCCTTCTGCGGACCACGGTTGAGGTCGATGATCGGCCGGACCAGGTCGCGGTTGAGCGTGGCGCAGAGCTGCTTGCAGTCACTGCGCTCGATGTTGGCGCGGACGTCGTTGTGTACGTCGCCCAGAGCACGGGAGCCGGAGTCACCGACGTCGGTCGTCAGCGTTTGCCCCAGGACAGCCTTCGAGATCAGGCTGTCGATGTAGCCGATGAGCTTCTCGTAGATATCGGCATTGGCGCCCGCGCGCCGAACCGTTCGGCATGGACTTCGCCATTGCTGAAGGCGGTCTCAGCCTCACGTTGGGTGGCGGTCAGCTCCCGCTCGAGATCGGCGGTGTTCTCGACCGGGCGCATGCCGCGCCGTCCACCGCCCCAGCTTGTCTTGAGCATGACCGGATAGCCGACGCCAGCGACCAACGTTGCGGTCTTCGCCATGTCTTCGGGCAGGGCGCCGGTCGCCGGCACCGTGGCGACATCCGCTTCGGCAGCCTCCTCGCGCGCGGCGACCTTGCTGCCGGAGCAGGCCCATGGTCTCCGGCTTCGGTCCGACCCGGATCATGCCCGCGGCGATGACCTCCTCGGCGAAATCGGGGTTCTCAGACAGGAAGCCGTAGACCGGGTGCACCGCATCGGTTTCGGCGGCGACCCGCAGCATCTCCTCAATGGCAAGGCAGGCCCGCACCGGTCCAAGGCCTTGCCCGACCAGATAGCTCTCGTCGGTCTTGAACCGGTGCAGGGCCAGCTTGTCCTCGGCCGAATGGACCGCGATTGTCCGGATGCCGAGTTCGTTGGCAGCCCGCATCACGCGGATGGCGATCTCGCCGCGGTTGGCGGCGATGAAGGCGTTTTATGGTCACGGTCATAGGCCGGAATCCCCACATATCCGCTGCATTTGCGCGAACTCCAACAGTTTGCCGACTACACCGCGTTGCCCCCGTGATAGCGTTCTTGCGATATCGGGCCGGCGGTTCCGGTCCGATTCTCGCCCAGCGCCTTCAAACCGTCGTTCTTGTCCCGCAACGAGCGCCCATGAATCTTGGCCGTGCCTTTGTGACCGTGAGCGGGCTGACCATCATCAGCCGCATTCTCGGGTTCCTGCGCGACATGCTCTTTGCAGCCGCGCTTGGCGCGGGCATTGCGGCCGATGCCTTCCTGGTCGCCTTCAAGCTGCCGAACTTCTTCCGCCGCCTGTTTGCCGAAGGCGCCTTCAATGCGGCCTTTATCCCGATGTTCGCGGGCAAGCTGGAAGGCGAGGGCAAGGCGGAAGCCAAGCGACTGGCCGACGAAACCATGGCCGTGCTGCTGCTCGTGCTCGTGGTGCTGACGATCCTGTTCGAGATCGCCATGCCCTGGGTCATGATCGCGCTGGCGCCGGGTTTCGTCGACGAACCCGCCAAGTTCGAACTTGCCATCGAACTCACGCGCATCACCTTCCCCTACCTGCTGCTGATCTCGCTGGTCTCGCTCTTCGGCTGCATGTTGAACTCGACCGGGCGGTTCGCGGCCTATGCCGCCGCGCCGATCCTGCTGAACCTCAGCCTGATCGCAGCGGCTCTGATCGCCTACTTCTCCGACACGATCGGTGCCGGACATGCGCTGGCCTGGGGCGTCACGCTGGGCGGTGTCGCCCAGCTCCTGCTTCTGCTCGCGAACCTCAGCCGCGCAGGTCTGATGCCGCGATTGCTGCTGCCTCGCCTGACCGAGGGCGTGAAGAGCGTGCTCAAGCTGTTCGGCCCGGCGGCACTGGGTGCTGGCGTCGTCCAGATCAACCTCGTGATCGACCTCTGGGTGGCATCGTTCCTGCCGACCGGCGCGATCTCCTATCTCTACTACGCCGACCGCGTGAACCAGCTCCCCTTGGGCGTCATCGGCATTGCCGTGGGAACGGTGCTGTTGCCGCTGCTGTCGCGCCAGATCGAGGCGGGCGACGGGGCCGGTGCCAACGAGAGCCAGAGCCGGGCGGTCGAGCTCGTCATGGTGTTCTGCCTGCCGGCTGCGGTCGCGCTCACGGTGATCGCCGAACCCGTC is drawn from Rhodospirillales bacterium and contains these coding sequences:
- a CDS encoding DUF4145 domain-containing protein; translated protein: MAYVRPAHRADAFNCPYCGTYAVMHWRYHIGTAREDGCEQAKVFWLPIEEPDFDNLQDLETSTCNRCKGIAVWHNGEMVEPLGVSAPPAHRSLPADCRDDYAEARAILERSPKGAAAMLRLVVQKLCVHLGEEGKNINHDIGELVKKGLPEEIQMALDTVRVVGNDSVHPGQIDVRDTPEVCARLFELVNFIVQRMIHEPAEIARIYGALPPDKRAGIKGRDGKS
- the murJ gene encoding murein biosynthesis integral membrane protein MurJ, whose protein sequence is MNLGRAFVTVSGLTIISRILGFLRDMLFAAALGAGIAADAFLVAFKLPNFFRRLFAEGAFNAAFIPMFAGKLEGEGKAEAKRLADETMAVLLLVLVVLTILFEIAMPWVMIALAPGFVDEPAKFELAIELTRITFPYLLLISLVSLFGCMLNSTGRFAAYAAAPILLNLSLIAAALIAYFSDTIGAGHALAWGVTLGGVAQLLLLLANLSRAGLMPRLLLPRLTEGVKSVLKLFGPAALGAGVVQINLVIDLWVASFLPTGAISYLYYADRVNQLPLGVIGIAVGTVLLPLLSRQIEAGDGAGANESQSRAVELVMVFCLPAAVALTVIAEPVIAVLFERGAFDAVDTANSAAALVAFAIGLPAYVLIKVFAPVFFARKDTKTPVKTAIVGLLSNLAIMLALIWSLGHVGIALATASAAWINAGLLFVILVRRGHFMPDARLRRRLPRIFFASAAMAVVLCLVLIAEARWWPAGALAEVAALALMIALGLGAYTLAGQAIGAFRLAEVRAIMRRTPRASNDAA